In the genome of Rhodamnia argentea isolate NSW1041297 chromosome 3, ASM2092103v1, whole genome shotgun sequence, one region contains:
- the LOC115752432 gene encoding uncharacterized protein LOC115752432 — protein sequence MAKGLIWATAEDLARNRGRVLSLYRQILRSLNSPKLPLTLAARLSKKAEAKATFMLGAEERSIHNIEDLIDVAEYSLSLLRRGEIPKYIQ from the coding sequence ATGGCAAAAGGTCTAATATGGGCGACGGCTGAGGATCTTGCGAGGAACAGGGGACGGGTTCTCTCTCTTTATCGCCAAATCTTGCGAAGCCTGAATTCACCGAAACTGCCTCTTACTTTAGCTGCTAGACTATCTAAGAAGGCCGAGGCAAAAGCCACCTTCATGCTGGGTGCCGAAGAGAGATCCATCCACAACATTGAGGACCTCATAGATGTTGCAGAGTATTCTCTCTCCCTGTTGCGGAGGGGCGAAATCCCCAAATACATACAATAG